One genomic region from Tripterygium wilfordii isolate XIE 37 chromosome 20, ASM1340144v1, whole genome shotgun sequence encodes:
- the LOC119987103 gene encoding hexosyltransferase GAUT11-like, which produces MMRRRPAESRRHVRRRFSHLIWVLLGLFLIAGLFLFVVQHNHHEDRLIDQHVSERDVNRAQPVLQHLNFTEVSSATSFSRQLAEQMTLAKAYVIISKEHNNLHLAWQLSSKIRSCQLLLSKAAMRKEPISLEEAEPIIRSLSSLILKAQEAHYDIATTMMTMKSHIQALEERANAATVQSTLFGQLTSEALPKSLHCLKVKLTTDWIRSPPLQELADEKRNSPRLVDNNLYHFCIFSDNVVAASVVVNSTTSNADHPKQLVFHIVTNGISYGAMQAWFLSNDFKGSTIEVKNIEEFTWLNASYSPIVKQLRDPDSRAYYLGGNEYLGVEPKLRNPKYLSLLNHIRFYIPEIYPQLEKVVFLDDDVVVQKDLTPLFSLDMHGNVNGAVETCLEAFHRYYKYLNFSNPIISSKFDPQACGWAFGMNIFDLIAWRTANVTARYHHWQEQNADRSLWKLGTLPPGLLAFYGLTEPLDRRWHVLGLGYDANIDNRLMESAAVIHFNGNMKPWLKLAIGRYKPLWERYINQSHPDYKYCITS; this is translated from the exons ATGATGCGGCGGCGGCCGGCAGAGTCCCGGCGTCATGTTCGAAGGAGGTTTTCGCATTTGATCTGGGTGCTTCTGGGTCTATTCTTGATTGCGGGCTTGTTCTTGTTTGTAGTCCAAcataatcatcatgaggatcgACTTATTGATCAGCACGTCTCG GAGAGAGATGTAAACAGGGCGCAGCCGGTCCTTCAGCATTTGAATTTCACTGAAGTATCAAGTGCTACCTCATTTTCACGGCAATTGGCAGAGCAAATGACTCTTGCTAAGGCTTATGTTATTATTTCCAAGGAGCACAATAATCTTCATCTTGCGTGGCAGCTGAGCTCAAAGATCAGAAGTTGTCAGCTTTTGCTTTCAAAAGCAGCCATGAGAAAGGAGCCCATCAGCCTGGAAGAAGCAGAGCCGATAATTAGGAGCCTATCATCTTTAATACTCAAGGCACAAGAGGCCCATTATGACATTGCTACGACAATGATGACAATGAAATCTCATATTCAAGCCCTTGAAGAGCGTGCAAATGCAGCAACAGTTCAGAGCACATTGTTTGGGCAATTGACGTCAGAAGCTCTACCCAAGAGCCTCCATTGCCTAAAAGTCAAGCTCACCACCGATTGGATTAGAAGTCCACCCCTTCAAGAACTTGCGGATGAGAAGAGGAACTCTCCCAGACTCGTAGATAACAATCTCTACCACTTCTGCATATTCTCAGACAATGTGGTGGCTGCCTCGGTAGTTGTCAACTCCACTACCTCTAATGCTGACCATCCAAAACAGCTCGTCTTCCACATTGTGACAAATGGCATCAGCTATGGTGCTATGCAAGCTTGGTTCCTTAGTAATGACTTCAAAGGGTCCACTATAGAAGTGAAGAATATAGAAGAGTTCACCTGGTTGAATGCTTCTTATTCTCCCATTGTAAAACAGCTCCGTGATCCAGATTCAAGGGCTTACTATTTAGGAGGTAATGAATATCTGGGTGTTGAGCCGAAGCTGCGAAACCCCAAGTACTTGTCTTTGTTGAACCACATCCGCTTCTACATTCCTGAGATCTATCCACAGTTGGAGAAGGTGGTATttcttgatgatgatgttgttgtTCAGAAGGATTTAACCCCACTTTTTTCATTGGATATGCATGGAAATGTGAATGGAGCGGTGGAAACTTGTCTTGAAGCATTTCATCGTTATTACAAGTATCTCAATTTCTCAAACCCAATCATCAGCTCAAAGTTTGACCCACAGGCATGCGGATGGGCATTTGGCATGAACATTTTTGATTTGATTGCTTGGAGAACAGCCAACGTAACAGCACGATATCATCACTGGCAGGAACAGAATGCGGACAGATCACTGTGGAAGCTGGGCACACTTCCCCCTGGTCTTTTAGCCTTCTATGGTCTTACCGAGCCGCTAGATAGAAGATGGCATGTCTTGGGATTGGGTTATGATGCAAACATTGATAACCGTCTGATGGAGAGTGCAGCAGTAATTCATTTCAATGGGAACATGAAGCCGTGGCTAAAACTGGCCATTGGCAGATACAAGCCTCTATGGGAACGGTACATAAACCAGAGCCACCCAGATTACAAATATTGCATCACAAGTTGA